A portion of the Staphylococcus felis genome contains these proteins:
- a CDS encoding 3-oxoacid CoA-transferase subunit B: MSNKVLVKRAALEIKSGMYVNLGIGLPTLVADALPDSIENVYFQSENGLLGIGPYPREHEVDSDLINAGKETITVVPGASYFDSAMSFNMIRGGHIDLAILGGMEVSEKGDLANYMIPGKRVKGMGGAMDLVVGAKKVVVIMYHTNKAGEPKIKTQCNLPLTGAGVVSRLITDLAVFDFVDGEMHLIELQEGATLDEVKAKTEAHFVNKL, encoded by the coding sequence ATGAGCAATAAGGTATTAGTAAAGCGTGCGGCATTGGAGATTAAAAGCGGGATGTATGTGAATTTGGGCATTGGTTTACCAACATTAGTAGCCGATGCTCTCCCGGACTCAATCGAGAACGTTTACTTTCAATCTGAAAATGGATTGCTAGGAATCGGACCTTATCCAAGAGAGCATGAAGTCGATTCAGATTTAATTAACGCAGGCAAAGAGACAATAACAGTTGTCCCTGGTGCGAGTTACTTTGATAGTGCGATGTCATTTAATATGATACGAGGAGGGCATATTGATTTAGCTATATTAGGGGGAATGGAAGTTTCTGAAAAGGGAGACTTAGCCAATTATATGATACCGGGAAAGCGTGTTAAAGGAATGGGAGGAGCAATGGACTTAGTTGTTGGGGCGAAAAAAGTAGTTGTAATCATGTACCATACTAATAAAGCTGGAGAGCCTAAAATAAAAACACAATGCAACCTACCTTTAACGGGGGCAGGAGTTGTTTCACGATTGATTACAGACTTAGCAGTGTTTGATTTTGTTGATGGAGAGATGCATCTTATCGAATTACAAGAAGGTGCTACGTTAGATGAAGTTAAAGCTAAAACAGAAGCCCATTTTGTAAATAAATTATAA
- a CDS encoding sensor histidine kinase, with translation MFKTLYSRFAIYTITVMILSAIISFLITNVYYHFELKAQNDAKVMQTLQHAKSYKDAEQQNDFEEYMRLLGGLNFQVIVFDESYHESHYGHAFRKNNLSKSAIDQVLAGKDYHGIRSRPFNLFITGFFDNETRNTVGTQFITDNGSYAVFMRPDIGHAFGEFRIFLVVLITLLIMISIALVIWSTYTLVKPVQQLKLATSRMMDSDFETPITVTRRDEIGALQQHFDTMRIKLKQLDNMRQHFVQNVSHEMKTPLTHIHHLLTQLQQERIPSRQSDYIQRIYDETHRLSQLTRQLLLLSELDNDTHLKFEDTVRLDYLIQDILKNEAYMLDQKEHVVVYELKPMTYIGNERLLTQAIENIIRNAIKYTEKYGMIDIQLYDENNDIIISIEDDGPGMTPETMQHIFDRFYKQSSYSDSNGLGLAISRSIIERHHGTIRVASTLDEGTTFTIVLPKT, from the coding sequence ATGTTTAAAACACTCTATTCAAGATTCGCTATTTATACCATTACCGTAATGATTTTAAGTGCTATCATCAGTTTTTTAATTACGAATGTCTATTATCATTTTGAACTCAAAGCACAAAATGATGCTAAAGTAATGCAAACATTACAGCATGCCAAATCATACAAAGATGCAGAACAACAAAACGATTTTGAGGAATACATGCGCTTATTAGGTGGATTGAATTTTCAAGTTATTGTGTTTGATGAGTCCTATCATGAATCCCATTACGGTCATGCGTTTCGAAAAAATAACTTAAGCAAGTCAGCTATTGACCAAGTTTTAGCAGGTAAAGACTATCACGGTATTCGAAGTCGTCCTTTCAATCTCTTCATTACAGGTTTTTTCGATAATGAAACACGTAATACAGTTGGTACTCAATTTATTACAGATAATGGCAGTTATGCTGTATTTATGCGCCCTGATATTGGTCATGCGTTCGGTGAGTTTCGGATCTTTTTGGTTGTTTTAATCACTTTACTCATTATGATTTCCATTGCACTTGTGATTTGGTCAACTTATACTTTAGTGAAGCCAGTGCAACAACTCAAACTCGCAACTAGTCGCATGATGGATAGTGATTTTGAGACTCCTATTACTGTTACAAGACGTGATGAAATTGGTGCACTTCAACAGCACTTTGATACTATGCGCATAAAGCTCAAACAACTTGATAATATGCGCCAACACTTCGTTCAAAATGTTTCGCATGAGATGAAGACACCTTTAACACATATTCATCATCTACTCACACAACTTCAACAAGAGCGTATACCATCGCGACAATCAGACTATATTCAACGTATTTATGATGAAACACATCGCCTTAGTCAATTAACAAGGCAACTCTTATTATTATCTGAACTTGATAATGATACACACTTAAAATTTGAAGATACCGTTCGCCTCGATTATCTCATCCAAGATATTTTAAAGAATGAAGCCTACATGTTAGATCAAAAAGAGCATGTTGTAGTTTACGAACTCAAACCTATGACATACATTGGGAATGAACGTTTATTAACCCAAGCCATCGAGAACATTATTCGAAATGCGATAAAATATACCGAAAAGTATGGCATGATTGATATTCAATTGTATGATGAAAACAATGATATCATCATCTCAATAGAAGATGATGGTCCAGGAATGACACCAGAAACGATGCAACATATATTTGATCGTTTCTATAAACAAAGTTCCTATTCAGATAGTAATGGACTAGGCCTTGCGATTTCTCGTTCAATCATAGAACGACATCACGGTACAATTAGAGTAGCTAGCACACTTGATGAAGGAACAACATTTACAATCGTATTACCTAAAACTTAG
- a CDS encoding response regulator transcription factor: MSVRCLIVDDDPDILDYVSSRISKEGYQAITQQSGEDALAYLEHYDIDIAIVDIMMNGMDGFELCQTLKYDYEYPVIMLTARDALSDKERAFLAGTDDYVTKPFEVAELIFRIKAVLRRYQIQTSTHLQLGNVIIDQSKLEVIVGNKGMILPNKEFELLSLLLSYPKQAFERESLIEKIWGFDYEGDERTVDVHIKRLRTRLKKLGATIHIDTIRGVGYKVTDDV; the protein is encoded by the coding sequence ATGTCTGTAAGATGTCTTATCGTTGATGATGATCCGGATATCCTCGACTATGTATCGTCTCGTATTTCAAAAGAAGGCTATCAAGCCATTACACAACAAAGTGGAGAGGATGCATTAGCCTATCTAGAACACTATGATATTGATATTGCAATAGTTGATATTATGATGAACGGGATGGATGGTTTCGAATTATGTCAGACTTTGAAGTACGATTATGAATATCCGGTAATTATGTTGACTGCACGTGATGCATTAAGTGACAAAGAACGTGCTTTTTTAGCTGGAACAGATGATTATGTTACTAAGCCTTTTGAAGTGGCTGAGTTAATCTTTCGTATTAAAGCTGTTCTAAGGCGCTATCAAATTCAGACTTCAACACATTTACAATTAGGGAATGTCATCATTGATCAATCTAAATTAGAAGTCATTGTAGGCAATAAAGGGATGATTTTACCGAATAAGGAGTTTGAACTTTTGAGTCTTTTGTTATCCTATCCTAAACAAGCGTTCGAACGAGAGAGTCTGATTGAAAAAATTTGGGGATTTGATTATGAAGGTGATGAACGGACTGTTGACGTTCATATTAAGAGGTTACGTACACGTTTAAAAAAATTAGGCGCTACCATTCATATCGACACGATACGTGGTGTAGGATACAAGGTGACTGATGATGTTTAA
- a CDS encoding ABC transporter permease has translation MKIALNELKFYKFKYLLITFIVVLLASMVLFITGLAQGLARENISLLDAFKSEQFVIQKGVDQQLEKSNIGEQQAKNIEQLIDKTPLKLSMATAEYHHQNGDLIFATIPKGERPSLQEGHLPSNNQEVTLNSKLKGEGLKIGDQITIKDQDKTLKIVGFFDDAMYSHTNIAMVNNQGLNDITKDHAATSLYFLNNVSKQTIQDIKAIDDVEVVTKEDLTNAIPSYQAEQAPLTMMIVSLFVITAIVLTAFFYVMTIQKTSEIGILKAIGIKTSHLLGALMFQILFVTMIGVLLSLGLIVGLSMMLPVTMPFHITSQIMLFVVVIFIVVAIIGALLSLVRVFKIDPIEAIGGKNV, from the coding sequence ATGAAAATTGCGTTAAATGAATTGAAATTTTATAAATTTAAATATTTATTAATTACATTTATCGTTGTGTTACTTGCAAGCATGGTATTGTTCATTACTGGACTAGCTCAAGGATTGGCACGTGAGAATATTTCGCTACTTGATGCGTTCAAATCTGAACAATTTGTGATTCAAAAAGGTGTAGACCAGCAATTAGAAAAATCAAACATCGGTGAACAACAAGCAAAAAACATAGAACAATTGATTGATAAAACCCCTCTTAAATTGAGCATGGCAACAGCAGAATACCATCATCAAAATGGAGATTTAATATTTGCGACTATTCCTAAAGGAGAACGTCCATCATTGCAAGAAGGACATTTGCCGTCAAATAATCAGGAAGTCACATTGAATAGTAAATTAAAAGGAGAAGGTCTTAAAATAGGGGATCAGATTACGATTAAAGATCAAGATAAAACTCTAAAAATAGTAGGCTTTTTTGATGATGCGATGTATTCACATACAAACATCGCTATGGTCAATAATCAAGGTCTAAATGACATCACAAAAGATCATGCGGCAACGTCACTTTACTTTTTAAATAATGTAAGCAAGCAAACAATTCAAGATATTAAGGCAATTGATGATGTTGAAGTTGTCACAAAAGAAGATCTGACAAATGCAATACCTAGTTATCAAGCAGAACAAGCGCCATTAACAATGATGATTGTGAGCTTGTTTGTCATTACAGCTATTGTGTTAACCGCATTTTTCTATGTGATGACGATTCAAAAAACTTCAGAAATTGGTATTTTAAAAGCGATTGGAATTAAAACAAGCCATTTATTGGGCGCATTAATGTTTCAAATTCTTTTTGTCACAATGATAGGTGTATTGCTGTCATTAGGTCTTATTGTAGGACTTTCTATGATGCTACCAGTTACAATGCCATTTCATATCACGAGTCAAATCATGTTGTTTGTCGTTGTGATTTTCATTGTAGTAGCAATCATAGGCGCACTATTGTCATTAGTTCGTGTATTCAAAATTGATCCGATAGAAGCGATTGGGGGCAAAAATGTATGA
- a CDS encoding ABC transporter ATP-binding protein, with protein MSLVIRNLYKSFGKGDAKTDVLKDINFEIKPGEFIILNGASGSGKSTLLTIIGGLLTPTEGQVILGDHDLSRLQNKALTDKRLKDIGFIFQASYLLPYLKVKDQLILVGREAGMSKKEAEQRALDLLNRIGLSHRINAYPHMLSGGEKQRVAIMRAWMNKPQLLLADEPTASLDAKRATEVVEMIKKQVRDEKTIGIMVTHDERLFDYADQIFYLNEGQLTTE; from the coding sequence ATGAGTTTAGTCATTCGAAATCTATACAAATCTTTTGGTAAAGGTGACGCTAAAACGGATGTATTAAAAGATATTAACTTTGAAATCAAACCGGGTGAGTTTATTATTTTAAATGGCGCATCAGGATCAGGTAAATCAACGCTACTCACGATTATTGGGGGATTACTAACACCTACTGAAGGTCAAGTGATATTAGGGGATCATGATTTAAGTCGGTTACAAAATAAAGCATTAACGGATAAGCGACTCAAAGATATTGGATTTATTTTTCAAGCCTCTTATTTGTTACCTTATCTAAAAGTGAAAGATCAACTGATTTTAGTAGGCCGAGAAGCTGGAATGTCAAAAAAAGAAGCAGAACAACGTGCATTGGATTTATTGAATCGGATTGGGCTCAGTCATCGTATTAATGCATATCCACATATGCTATCTGGAGGAGAAAAACAACGTGTCGCTATTATGAGAGCGTGGATGAACAAGCCTCAATTATTATTGGCAGATGAACCAACAGCGAGTCTAGATGCCAAACGTGCAACAGAAGTCGTTGAAATGATAAAAAAACAAGTAAGAGATGAAAAAACGATTGGGATAATGGTGACGCATGATGAGCGTTTATTTGATTATGCAGATCAAATATTCTATTTAAATGAAGGACAATTAACGACTGAATAA
- a CDS encoding YdcF family protein, protein MVIVICLVFSFDWLLTTIVPMILIFIVLVIQFFRQLRLSQHLPFLVSLLYYGLSVVALVIGSMIIASLMPTILSIPFTLLLSLGLVFILSWIHYLYMTALFLVTPPPYDNATLLILGAGIYTEDVTPMLKQRLDRALQFARSCQTSSYFVVSGGQGPDEPISEALAMKRYLISQGIPPSHISMEDQSTNTYTNMQYSKRYIKLYPNPVVIITSEFHLLRALRLAQRHRIQTSGYGAPSPIQFRAKSLIHDYCGLLFQYPMTWLIFSIIIIILQL, encoded by the coding sequence ATGGTGATTGTCATATGCTTAGTATTTTCATTTGACTGGCTCTTAACAACGATAGTACCTATGATTTTGATTTTTATCGTATTGGTGATTCAATTTTTTAGACAACTTAGGTTATCTCAACACTTGCCTTTTCTAGTATCGTTACTATATTATGGCTTATCAGTTGTTGCACTCGTAATAGGAAGTATGATAATCGCATCATTAATGCCAACTATACTTTCGATTCCTTTTACTTTACTTTTGTCATTAGGCCTCGTTTTTATTTTGTCTTGGATTCACTATCTTTATATGACCGCCCTATTCCTAGTGACGCCACCACCGTATGACAATGCAACGCTTCTTATTTTAGGTGCAGGCATTTATACAGAGGATGTTACACCTATGCTTAAGCAACGACTAGATCGTGCCCTACAATTTGCAAGGTCTTGTCAAACATCCAGCTACTTTGTAGTGAGTGGCGGACAAGGACCTGATGAACCTATTTCTGAAGCGTTGGCTATGAAACGTTATCTCATCAGTCAAGGTATTCCACCTTCTCACATTTCGATGGAGGATCAGTCTACAAATACGTATACCAATATGCAGTATTCTAAACGATATATCAAGTTATACCCAAATCCTGTTGTTATCATTACAAGCGAGTTTCATCTGCTCCGTGCTTTAAGACTTGCACAACGTCACCGCATCCAAACATCTGGATATGGCGCACCTTCTCCTATTCAGTTTCGAGCAAAGTCTTTAATTCATGACTACTGTGGTTTATTATTTCAATATCCTATGACTTGGTTGATTTTTAGCATTATCATAATTATTTTACAACTATAG
- a CDS encoding MarR family winged helix-turn-helix transcriptional regulator, whose product MTQSNSQMMNEHIAFMGEFMTNINALTTGLLRDLREQYNISNEQSSVLLMLSRDNALTLTEITMRQGVNKAAVSRRVKKLVELNLVKWVNMTYEHDKRLKYIALTESGRHYVHASRHLIASLATKMLSDIPIDQLSETRHVLEKIDQRVASQLKQL is encoded by the coding sequence ATGACTCAATCTAATTCCCAAATGATGAACGAACATATCGCATTTATGGGTGAGTTCATGACCAACATCAATGCATTAACAACAGGGTTATTGAGAGATTTGCGAGAACAATATAATATCTCAAATGAACAATCAAGTGTTTTACTAATGCTCTCGCGTGACAATGCTTTAACATTAACAGAAATCACAATGCGTCAAGGTGTTAATAAAGCTGCTGTCAGTCGCCGCGTCAAAAAATTAGTAGAACTAAATTTAGTGAAATGGGTCAATATGACTTACGAACATGATAAACGTTTGAAATATATTGCATTAACTGAAAGTGGACGTCATTATGTCCATGCATCACGTCATTTAATTGCAAGTTTAGCAACAAAAATGCTTTCGGATATTCCGATTGATCAACTCTCAGAAACACGCCATGTTCTTGAAAAAATTGATCAACGTGTGGCCTCTCAATTGAAGCAGCTATAA